The Chloroflexus aggregans DSM 9485 genome segment GGTGACAGCACTCAATCCGGTGATCGGCTACCTGAACGGCGCGGCGGTGGCGAAAGAGGCGATGGCTACCGGTAAGACGATCAAAGAGGTGGTCGTTGAAAAGGGGTTGCTTACCGCCGAACAGGTTGATCAACTGCTCGATGTGTATAAGATGACCGAGGGCGGGATTCAGGGCATTGCTGCCGCCGGATAATGTAGACAGCGGAGTAACTCTGTCTCTAGCCCTTCTCCTGCGCGCAGGAGAAGGGCATAAGGAGGTCAGGCTGTTTTGCCGAGGCCGGCCAAGGCTTGGGCTACTGTTAGCCAGCCGTAGCCGGGAAAGAGTTTGGCGACCTGCGATGAGAAGAGCAAGCTGTCGCCGAGTAACTCAGTAGCCGGCCCTTCGACTACTACCTCACCTTCACCGAGCAGGATAACCCGGTCGGCGCAGGCGGCAGCCATCTCAACATCGTGAGTTGCTATCACAACGGTACGACCCTCGCTACACAACCGGCGCAATAAGGTTATGAGGGTGGTTTTGGCTTGATAATCCAAACCGCGGGTCGGTTCATCGAGCAAGATCAGACGTGGTTCTCCGACTAGCGCCGTCGCTAAGGCGGCACGTTGCGCTTCACCACCGCTGAGATTGCGCGGATAGTGGGTGGCGAGATGGGCAATACCGAATTTGCGCAGTGTGGTGTCGATCAGCGTTGGTGACGGTGGTAAGCCGCGACCGCGTAGGCTAAACGCTAGCTCCTCGTGGAGGGTGTCGTGGAAGAGGATGCTATGCGGATCTTGCGGGACGTATGCGACCGTGCGGGCGAGTTCCTCGACGGTAAGTGGCGCAATGTCACGCCCTTCTAGCTCGATTTTGCCTTCGGTTGGACGGACTAGCCCGATGAGGGTTTTGAGTAAGGTGCTTTTGCCACTGCCGTTCCGTCCCATAAGGGCAATGAGTGTACCGTATGGCAGATCGAGGTTTACGCGATAGAGCGCTTCGTGCTGACCATATTGGACGGTGACGTTGCGTAGGCGGGCAAGCGGTGGAGCAGGTGGCGATACGGGAGGGGTAGGTGGTGGCGCCGGTAGATTGGTGGGAACAAATCTTCGCCCTTCTTTAATCGTCAATGGGAGTGGTTCCCAGCCTAATGCTGTGGCGAGATGTTGTAACGGTGGACGTAGTTCAATGCGGGATAGTACCTCACGCGGTGTGCCTACTTCGTATTGGCCATTCGGTGTAAGATAGAGGATACGGTCGGCGTATTGTACGACTCGTTCCAGCCGATGCTCGCATAAGATGATGGTAATGCCGAGATCGGCGTTCAGTTTTTGCAACGCGGTTAGGACCTCTTCTGCTCCATGTGGATCGAGTTGGCTGGTTGGTTCGTCGAGGACTAATGCTCGCGGCTGGGCGGCTAGTGCTGCGGCAATGGCGACGCGCTGCTGTTCGCCGCCGCTAAGGGTTGCTACGTGACGATGTCGTAGGTGGGCTATCGCTAGTTGATCGAGTACCTCTTCGACTCGTCGGCGCATAACCGGTGTGGGGACACCCAGGTTTTCCATAGCGAAGACGATTTCGTCTTCGACCCGCTCGACGACAAACTGACTTTCGGGGTCTTGAACGACAAAGCCGATTAGGTCGGCTAGATCGCGGGGCTGGTGGGTTAACGTGTCGCGGCCCCACACTCGGACACGTCCCCCGAATGTACCACCGTAGAAGTGTGGGATGAGGCCGTTGAGGAGACGGAGCAACGTGCTTTTGCCGGCTCCGCTCGGTCCGCAGATCAGGAGAAACTCGCCCGGTGCGATATGGAGGCTCAGTTGGCGGAAGATGGGAGTGGTGGCACCGGGGTAGGTGTAGCTGACACGGTCGAGTTCGATCATATGCCTTTGCTCATTATGACATAATCGCTCGTAGCCCGCTGAGGAGCCGGTCAATATCTGTCGGTGAATTGTACGCCTGTACCGAGACACGGATGAGT includes the following:
- a CDS encoding ABC transporter ATP-binding protein; protein product: MIELDRVSYTYPGATTPIFRQLSLHIAPGEFLLICGPSGAGKSTLLRLLNGLIPHFYGGTFGGRVRVWGRDTLTHQPRDLADLIGFVVQDPESQFVVERVEDEIVFAMENLGVPTPVMRRRVEEVLDQLAIAHLRHRHVATLSGGEQQRVAIAAALAAQPRALVLDEPTSQLDPHGAEEVLTALQKLNADLGITIILCEHRLERVVQYADRILYLTPNGQYEVGTPREVLSRIELRPPLQHLATALGWEPLPLTIKEGRRFVPTNLPAPPPTPPVSPPAPPLARLRNVTVQYGQHEALYRVNLDLPYGTLIALMGRNGSGKSTLLKTLIGLVRPTEGKIELEGRDIAPLTVEELARTVAYVPQDPHSILFHDTLHEELAFSLRGRGLPPSPTLIDTTLRKFGIAHLATHYPRNLSGGEAQRAALATALVGEPRLILLDEPTRGLDYQAKTTLITLLRRLCSEGRTVVIATHDVEMAAACADRVILLGEGEVVVEGPATELLGDSLLFSSQVAKLFPGYGWLTVAQALAGLGKTA